A genomic segment from Nicotiana sylvestris chromosome 1, ASM39365v2, whole genome shotgun sequence encodes:
- the LOC138870336 gene encoding uncharacterized protein translates to MTNDNGNQAVPMVTANASTSRTTPAALAPAEKPEKFSGIDFKRWHQKMFFYLTTLSLQKFIKEDVHVLSDKPPETERFLVIEAWKHSDFLCKNYILSGLEDALYNVYSGVETLKELWIALEKKYKIEDAGLKKFVAAKFLDYKMVDSKYVITQVQKLQVIIHDLFAEGINQINFDVESSNLRIFTNKNFIECLVINEAFQVATIIEKLPPLWKDFKNYLKHKRKEIPLRISLFG, encoded by the coding sequence atgactaatgataacGGAAATCAAGCTGTTCCGATGGTGACTGCCAATGCCTCAACGAGCCGAACAACACCGGCAGCATTGGCACCGGCGGAGAAACccgaaaaattttccgggattgatttcaagcgctggcatcaaaagatgttcttctatttgactactctaagtctccagaagttcatcaaggaagatgttcatgTGCTGTCCGACAAACCTCCAGAAACTGAACgttttctcgtgattgaggcgtggaagcattcagattttttgtgcaagaattatattctaagcGGGCTGGAGGATGCTTTGTATAACGTCTACAGTGGCGTGGAAACGTTAAAAGAACTGTGGattgcgcttgaaaagaaatacaaaatcgAAGATGCCGGGTTGAAAAAGTTTGTTGCTGcaaagtttttggactacaaaatggtagatagcaaatatgttattacccaagtccagaaattgcaagtgattattcacgatctctttgctgaaggtataaatcaaattaattttgatgttgaaagtagtaatctTAGGATTTTTACTAACAAAAATTTCATTGAatgtcttgtcatcaatgaagcattccaagtagcaacgataattgagaagttgcctcctttatggaaggacttcaaaaactacttgaaacacaaacgcaaGGAGATTCCCTTGAggatctcattgttcggttga